The genomic DNA GAACCCGCACAACCCACGAGCCAATTAATACAACCAATCGCGATAGTGCGGTTGACGATCGCGCATTTCATCAAAAAGCCATACCATGCGATCGAGAAACCAGGTTTTTCCCAAAATAACCCAAGATAGCCCTAAGAGAGTTGGGTAAACGGCTAACGTCACTAATCCCCAAACGCAAATAACGAAACCGATCGCGTTTATGGTGTTGGTAAAGGCAATAACCGGATTGTGGTGCTTAGGAATGGGAACTTCCTGGCGGTTGAGCCAAACGCGCTCCCCCAAAACTGCTTTGGAAGCCCAGTTATCGGTAGTTTGCGGCTTGGGAAAGATGCGAGGGTTGACCCAAATCCAAAGCAAGACGATCGAAGTTGGCGCGATCGCGCCCCATCCCAACCAAATTCGGCTCCAAACCGCTAAAATCAGCAGAGGAAGCGCGGCATATCGCGTCCAAACGCTCCAAGGGTTCGCATGGCGCGCCCACACTTCATCAGTCATTTGGAACAAATTGGCAATCTTTTGCGCGTAAGTCATAATTTTGTAGTCCGCTATCAGTAATGGGGAGTGCGGTATTAGCCTCAAGAGCAACTACTAACATCACAACACCCGCAGTCAACCAAACTTCCCAAATCGCAACTCAAATCCCCGCAGTCCGGAGTGCAATCGATGTCGGGAAAATCTGACAAACACCCCTCAAAGTCTAAGAATTCCGGAATCGCCTCGCAACAGGGAGTAGCACAATCACTAGAAGAACAAAGGTGGCGACGGCGGCGGTGAGAGGTCTTCTGCTTTTCTTTGAATACTTCATGAGAGGCTTTGCAATCGGCAAACCGTTGCTGAGAGAGGGGAATCGCGGCGATTAATCCTTGCCGCGCGATTGCGCGTTTAACGTATTGCGAGCAAGAATCCCCCCCATATACAATACGATGGGCGCAAGAAAACCCTTTGTGGGGTGAGAGATAGCGTTGGTACCCAGAAATTGCGGCAATGGCGACGCGATCGATTATATTCTTTTTCCTTAAAATAGAAATCATCGTAATCCGTAGAACGAACTTATAGATCGATCTACAAATGCTAAGGATTAATTTTCGGGTCAGTTGAGATGCATCTATCGCAATTCTCGCTCCGATGAGAGCGTGACGGCTATTGCTTCGAGCTGGGATTTTTTCACCTCACCAGACAGAGAAATATAAATGAATAGCACTGACTTAAGGCTGGTGGGCGCTGCCCACCCTACGAGATTTCAATACTTTGAGCTATTCGTGCAGGAGGTCTAATTGTCAATGTCTTGAAACGAAATCTCAACAATATCGACGAAGACTGTGCGAGGCTTTTCTTTCAGCAGATTTATCAAGGGTCTTTGACGGGGTAACGTTTTCAGTTAAATAGTCATCAGAGATCGATTGAGACGTGGAGAAATCCCGAACTTTGAATCATAACTGGGTGACGGCGAGATATTCTTAATTTGAACTCTGCATCCCCAAACGCTATGACTTCCCTCAATTTGGTGACTTGGTTGCAAGAGCGAACCGCACTCAGTTTGCTCTCTGATGACGTGCTGGGCGCGATCGCGCCCAGCTTGGAAGAACGGATCGTTCCCCCCGACACCACCGTTACTCAAGAAGAAACCCCAGCAGATGGTCTTTACATCCTGGCGGAAGGTCGCGCGGAAAGCAACCGACCCCCCAGCAACCCCGAATCGGAGCGAAATGTTAGCCTATTGCCCGGTTCGGTGTTAAATTTGCAAGCATTGCTCCTCGATCGACCCACTCAGCAAACCGCGATCGCTCAAAACGAGTGTAAATTTTGGTTTGTTCCTACAGCAACCTTTCAAGAATTGGTCGAACAACATCCCGAAATTTCCCAACTCTTCGCCCAACAACTCGCCGAAGAAGTCGCGCAACTCACCTCAAAACTCACCTATGAACAAGAGCGTCAGGCAATTCTGCGTCCCTATCTCGTTCCTAAAGCAAGGCGGGGGATTATTGGCAAAAGTCGCTACGCCGTGCGCTTGCGCAAACAAGTTGAGGAAGCCTCCAAAGATCGGCAATCGGTACTGATTTTTGGCGAACCGGGACTCGAAAAAGATAATATCGCCGCATTGATTCACTACAGTTCTTCTTCCCGACGCAAAGCCGTCATTCAAGTCGATTGCAGCACCCTGCAAGCCAGTGGCGCGGACTTATTTGGTCGCGTGGGAGGCAAACCCGGACTGATTGAAGCGTTGGCAGAAGGAACCCTCATTCTCAACAATATTCAAGAACTTCCTAAAACCCTATTTGCCGACGTTCTCAACGTTCTCAAAACCGGAACTTACGCGCTGGTGAGTCGCACGCAAGAGGAACCGCCACAGATTCAATCGAGTAACGCTCGCATTATTATCATTGCCGAGAAAGCCTTCCCGAAAATTAATACTTTGGTAGGACATCGTTTCAAAATCCCTCCCCTGCGCGTGCGCAAGACAGATATTGGAGATTACGTTAAGTACTACATCAGTTTGATTTGCCGAGCCAAAGGAATTGCCAAATCTTCCGTTACCCCAGAAGCAATTCGACGGTTGCAATCCTACGATTTTCCCAATAACCTGCGGGAACTCGAAAATTTGGTGCAGCGCGCGATCTCGCAATTGAAAGGATGCAATGAAATTACCGAAGAAATTATCTGGCCCTCCCAAAGCAAGAAAAAGCAGTTTCGCCTCAACTTACTCAACGCCTATCCGCAATTGCGAAAATTCCTGCGCAGTCCTTGGTGGCCCGATCGCGTTAACTATGGTTTTACCTTAACCGCCTTTGCCCTCATTGTCGCTATTCTCTTTTTAGGGCCCCAAACGCGCGATCGCAACTTTGCCCTCAACCTTTTTTGGGCGTGGTGGTGGCCCCTCATTCTCCTTGTTTTCCCCTTCCTCGGACGAGCCTGGTGCGCTGTCTGTCCCTTCATGATCTACGGAGAAGTCACCCAAAAACTCTCCCAAACCCTCTTCGGTCGCCAACTCAAACGCTGGCCCAGAGAAGCCGCAGAAAAATGGGGCGGTTGGTTTCTCTTTGGTCTATTTGCCCTTATCCTCCTCTGGGAAGAACTTTGGGACTTAGAAAACACTGCCTATCTCTCCGCCTGTCTGCTCTTGCTGATCACCGCCGGGGCAATGATTTTCAGCGCCATCTTTGAACGCCGTTTCTGGTGTCGCTACCTCTGTCCCATTGGCGGAATGAATGGGATGTTTGCCAAACTCTCCATGACCGAATTAAGGGCGCAACAGGGCATCTGTTCGGCGGAATGCACCACCTATCAATGCTATAAAGGGGGACCCCAAAAAGGCGAAGGCATGGAAACCGATGGATGTCCCCTCTACTCTCACCCCGCACAATTGGAAGATAACCGGGACTGCGTGCTGTGCATGACCTGCCTGAAAGCCTGTCCCCACCGTTCTGTGGAATTTAATCTGCGTCCCCCCGGCATCGAACTCTGGACAACCCACACACCGCGTTCCTACGAAGTTGCTTTACTATTTCTCCTCCTCAATGGCGTTTTTCTCCATTGCCTGCCAAGTCTGCAATCAAAATTGAATCTTCCCATCGATCTCAACAATTTTTGGCAGCATTGCGCCTTCTCCATTGTTGTATTGAGTCTTCCCGCCCTTTTTCCTATCCTTGCCCACGGAATCCTTAAATTGCAATACCGCCTCACCCAAGGATTAAGACCCCGCGCCTTTGTGGAATTAGCCTACGGTTATTTACCCCTCGTCCTCGCGGGAAATTTAGCTTACTATTTGCCTTTGGGATTGCAGGAAGGCGGGCGCATTTTACCCGTTGGTTTGGCAACTTTTGGCTTAAACGGCGAGGGATTACCTATTCTCGTTGCCCATCCTGCGGTTGTTGCCTTTTTACAGGGAAGCGTTCTCATTTTTGGCGTTCTTCTTTCGGTTATCGTCGCGCAGAAAATTGCCCGTCAGCCTCTACGGGGAATGTTGCCCCAACATCTGGCGATTTTAGGATTGGGCATCAGTTTTTGGGCAATATTATAGAGAAAGTGCGAGGAAATCTGAGGTTTCCTCGCACCTCTGATGTGTCTTGTCCCGTACAGAGTCGAATATTTTCTATTTTTCCTTAGAAATCCATAGTTGAATGGCACTGACTTAACGCGGGTGGGCAATGCCCACCCTACGAAATATCAAGGTTTTTAGCGATTCGATCGCTCTTGTTTCAGTGACATTCATCCATAGTTGATTTCTAAAATCCATCTTACAGATGCTTGAAAACTTTAGTTTTGGTGGGTTACGGCAAATACAAAAACCGACAAGAATATCTCTATCGAATTGCAGCCTAACCCACCCTACATAAGCGTTTAATCTTTCCTTGAGGAATTAGCTCTAGTTTCGCGTTAATAACTTCTCGCCATTCAATCGCTGTAAGGTATATAACACCATCAAGCCCAGTGAAACTTTGCGCTCGTCAATCATAAACGATTCGAGAATGCTGGGTTTTGCGCCATTGGTTGAGAAAGAAAATCCTTTTTGTCCCTTAATATTCTCATCGGGGAAATAGAGATTGAATTGGAACAGGTCATCTTCCCAACTGCCTTTTACCTGCCAACAGGGATCATTCTGCGGCGCACCCTCAATGGGAATGGGTTCTTTTGCGAATTGCAAATCCATATCGTCAATCCCTTCCTCAGCAAAGGCTTTCTCTAGGGAGGGAATAAAATGCTGCTTGATAAACTCTGTAAACGGCTTGTCTTCAACCGCAGGAGGTTTTTCCTTTTTTGCCTTGGCTTTTTTGGCTTTTGCGGCTGTATCGGATTTTTGGGGTTTTGTTTCTTCTGCCATAGTGAAGGATTATCCTCTTTGGGGTTTCTCTGGGGCGCGATCGCGTCATTTCGTCCCTACAATTTTACCGAAAAGTTGCTGTTGTTTCTCCAAAACCCAAGGGCGCGCGATCGCGTTGAGATCTGCCCAAGGCAGCACGGGGTAAACTTCTGTGTCAGACTGAATAAACAGACAATTCCAAGAGAATAACCCGATTATGGCAACTGAGGATCGACAACTGGGTGCAGAGGTCGAGCAAAACCAGGAAAAACCAACCCTTTGGCGGCAAATTCAAAGTAACTTGACAATTATTGTCCTCGCGCTGGCGATCGCGCTCCTAATTCGCACATTCATCGCCGAACCTCGCTATATCCCCTCCGATTCGATGTACCCCACCCTAGAAGTGGGCGATCGCGTCGTTGTGGAAAAAGTCTCCTATTTCTTCCATCAACCCACCCAAGGCGAGATCGTTGTCTTTGAACCCCCGCAACAATTACAAGCCCTGGGATACCGACCCGACCAAGCATTTATCAAGCGCGTGATTGGCGAGTCGGAACACACGATCTCAGTCAAAAATCATGTGGTTTACGACGGCGATCGCCCCTTAGTTGAAGATTACATTGCCGAAGCCCCCGACTACGAACTCAATCCCATCAGCGTTCCCGGCGATCGCTTGATCGTTATGGGCGACAATCGCAACAATAGCAACGATTCCCACATTTGGGGTTTCCTACCGCGCAAAAATATTATCGGTCGTGCCGTGTTCCGTTTTTGGCCTTTAAATCGGATTGGTTGGGTCTAGCGTTTTGTTACCGAAAAGAGGAACAAAAGTTTCAAATTCCCCGTCTTCAATGATTTAAAGACTTCGTTTTTCCTCTACTCACACAGGACATCAATTCATGCAATCTCAACAGTCTAATTCTCTCGGCAAAAGTGTTGCTTTCTCTCTCGCTGCTGTCGTACTTGCGAGTCAGGGAAGTGCCGTGGCGCAAATTCCCATCCAACTGGGTCAAAACTCTTCTGAAGAACCTGATGTAGTCATCGATTCCGGGTCTGAAGCCAACGATTCGCCTCGATTCACCTGCGAATTGGTTAACGGTCAATACACCGTCACCTACAACCCCGAAAATCAACCGGGAGAAGGCTATCCTTGGGCAGTTCCCAGCGAAATGGGAGGAGGATGGACACCGCAAAATCGCTGTCTTGCGATTAGTCAGCGCCTCGAATCCTATCGATCTGATGGGTTGCTGGAGATGCGCACGGCGATTGAGAATAATTACGATACAGTTTGCGTTACGACTGAAGCGGATGGGCGGTGTCGTATTGTTTTTACCGTTCCTCGCGGACAAGATCCCGTTGCAACGCGCGATCGCGTGTTTGAAAATTTAACCATTGCCGATAGCGGTCAAACCACCCAAGGCGTGAATACTTATACGGGGAACCGGTCGGAAATCGACGTTTTCAATCAAATCGGTCAAGTCCTGACGGGTAATTCTTCCATCCTCGGTAATTTGGGGAATATCGGCAATCCTAGCCTCTCCAATGGCATCAATCTGAAACCCTTCCTCGCACCGTCCGACGGCGGAACCGGGGAAAAACTCATCAGAGGTCTGTCGCCTGCTTCCCAACCGCGTCGCCTCAATCCCGGCAGTTTTCGCTAATTGAATTCATCCCACAAAAAGGGCGCAAGCATTGCGCCCCTACAATTTTTTATAGATGAAAAACAAATAATAAAACATAGCAATCTTAATTAAAAAAAGAGGGATAGCGATAAATTCTGGTATAGATTGGGCAACAAATAATGACGGACATTGAGCGAAAAGCTCGTTGGAATTTTGAATCACTAATTTTACAAGAAAAAATCCATAGAAAGTCTGCGCCATAGAACAACCCACTGCTAATTCTATGCCATTATCTTTGACCAGTAAAACGAATAGAAATAAAGTATAAACAAACCCAAAGAAGCTAAAGTCAGAAATAATGGAGGGTAAGCTCAACAAAAAACTCAAAGCAATAATTGCAAGCCAAGGACTTCGAGTGATCGAGTTTATTCCTTCGCGAAATGCAGAGTAATTTTAGCAGCACAGACTGATTGCTAGCGGGTATTGTCCGCAGCAACGGGAATTAGCACAACAAGAGGTGAGTCGATATTGGCAGCAATTTGGCGATTTACCGCAGTAGTGGTTTGTTAACGCGATCGCGTTTAGTGCAGTCGGGTAAGCCATAATCGAGAAAAATTCTAACATCGCGCGATCGTTATGCCAGAAGAAACCATTCGCATTGTCACCAACGAAACCCCCCAAAATTCTAGCGGGAGAAAAGATCCCATTGGGATGGCAGGAAGCTATTGGGATGAGGAAACAGAACCCGTTGAAATTTCCACAACCCAAGACGGCTTAACCTTTCATGAAATTAGTGCCGAAAAACTCGAACAAGAACTCGCGCAGTTAATGAAAGCGATGGATATTTCCCTCACCCGCGCCGCAGCACAAGCGAATATGCAGTCTGTGGAACTGGCGGAAGTCGAGATATCCCTCGCCATTAGCGCCAACGGTTCTTTGAGTATCGTTGGATTGGGTGCGGAAATTTCCGGAACCACCAGCATTTCCCTGAAACTCAAACCTAAACAGTAATCGCTTCTGTAAGCCCTCTCCCTAAATCCCTCTCCCAATCCTGGGCGAGGGACTTTTAGACAACTCTAATCTCTCCGTCTCCCAAAGTTGTGAGAAGGGGCTGGGGGATGAGGGCGCTGGGTATTGGCTAAAATCGTAAAAACCCCTGAAAAAGATATCCTCGCGATTAAAAATGGCTAAAAATCGGGCAATTTGCAAAATTTCCCCCTGTAAGCCCTCTCCCTAAATCCCTCTCCCAAGCCTGGGCGAGGGACTTTTAGACAACTCGAATCTCTCCGTCTCCCAAAGTTGGAAAAAGGAGCTGGGGGATGAGGGCGAGGATATATTGGCTACAATCGTAAAAGCCTCCCCGAAAAAGATATCCTCGCGATTAAAAATGGCAAAAAATTGGGCAATTTGCATTGGAGTCAACGAATACGACTTTCTCCAGCCTCTCACCTACGCCCAACGGGATGCTCAACTCATGTACGAATTCCTGACCAAAGAAGCAGGATTTGAGCGCGTTCTGTTATTTTTCACCCACGCACCCCAACGTAATCGCCGTCCCTCCCGTGCCAACCTGCGCCGTGCCATTCGCCAGTTAGTGAAAGACGCAAAAATGGCAGCAGGCGATAACTTTTGGTTCTTTTTTAGCGGACACGGAATGCGCCACAACGGTAGAGATTATCTCATGCCAGCCGACGGAGATCGCGAGGAAGTCGATCATAGCGCGATTCCCATCAACTGGATTACCGACCAACTGCGTCAATGCGGTGCGGATAACGTCGTGCTGTTCCTCGATGCCTGTCGCAACCAAGAAGACAAAGGCGGCGAAGGGATTGGCAAACAAACCGCAGAGAAAGCCAAGCAAACGGGAGCGATCAGTTTTTTTTCCTGTAGTCCCAACGAATATTCCTATGAAATTGCCGCTTTGAGACGGGGAGCGTTTACCTGCGCGTTGTTGGAAGGGTTAGGCATTCAGGGTCAATGCGCCACAGTGGAGCGTTTGAACCAATATTTAACCCATCGCGTTCCCGAACTCCTGCGCCAGCATCGCAGCGAAAAAGACCGCCAAACCCCCTACACGATTGCCGAACCCATCGCGAAGTCTCACCTAATCCTGTTGCCTAAATATGCAACGAAAGCGGATATTGCCGTGCTGAAAAATGACGCTTACCGAGCGGAAATGCGAAAAGAGTGGCAACGAGCGCAACAGTTGTGGATTCGGGTAGGCGTAGCGGCAATGGGAACTGATATGGAGGTGTATGATGCGTTTCAGAGAATGCCGCCTTTGCAGGAGAATTCTCCAACCGTAGAACTGATTGAAACTGTTTCAGTCACGAATAAAGACGATTCTGTCCCGCAAATTGAACCCTTTCCTTCACCAACGAAAAAGGGCGACGCATCCCCGCCAACTGAATCCAAGGAAGACAAAGGGAAGCCTCTACAGACATTTACGTTTGAAGTCATCACCGTCGATAGACGAGGGAAAATTACTGAACGAAAACCCGGTCACGCAGAGTACTTTGAAGAAGACTTGGGAAATGGGGTGATGTTGGACATGGTAAAAATTCCGGGCGGGACGTTTTGGATGGGTTCGCCGGAAGAGGAGGGACGCGACAATGAAAAACCACAACACAAAGTTACCGTTCCGCCCTTTTTCATGGGCAAGTACCCTATTACTCAAGCGCAGTACAGCGCGATTGTGGGAAAGAACCCCTCATACTTCAAAGGAGACAAGCGTCCTGTCGAGATGGTTTCTTGGTACGATGCGGTCGAGTTTTGTGAAAAGTTGTCAAAAAAAATAGGAGGAGAATATAGGCTGCCATCAGAGGCGGAATGGGAGTATGCCTGTCGAGCAGTTATCAGTGAATTGGGTAAGAATCCAACCCATCCGCCGTTCCACTTTGGGGAAACCCTAACGGATAAATTAGCCAATTATGATGCGAGTGAAACTTATGCAGACGGACCTAAAGGACAGTGGCGAAAAGAAACCACTCCCGTAAGCAGTTTTCCCCCCAATGCCTTTGGCTTGTACGATATGCACGGGAATGTGTGGGAATGGTGTGCTGACACTTGGCATGATGATTATGAGGGCGCACCAACAGATGGAAGCGCTTGGGTTGCTAATGGGAATGATAATTGTTCTCTTCTGCGGGGCGGTTCTTGGTACATCATTCCTAATAATTGCCGTTCTGCTTTCCGCAACGACTATGTCAGGGACGTACGCGTCCTCTTCAACTACTATATTGGGTTTCGTGTCGTCTGGGGAGTTGGGAGGACTCAGTAGCCCTTTTCTCTTTTCCCCCTTTCCCCTTTACACTTTATTTTTTACCCTTCTCTTCTGTCGCCGTCAGGCGACTCAAATTTTTTGACCAATGAAAGAACTTTCCGTTATCCAAAAGACCTAAGATCTGATTAAATGGTATGTACCGATTCTCGAACGCCTCCCCAAAGTGCATAAATTCACCCTAGGAGACAGAATCATCAATCGGCTGTACGATTTGTTAGAAGGTCTGCTCTATGCGAAATATGCCCGTCAAAAACTCTCCCTTTTAACCCCTCTCAACACCCAACTCGATCTCCTGCGATATCAGACCCGATTGCTCAACGCTTTACCCAAAACTGTACAGCGCACAGCCGACCAATGTTATGACTTGCTCAAAGCGAACCCCAATCATCCTTCCCTTCACTTCAAAAAAGTAGACAAGTATTGGTCAGTTCGTGCGGGTAAAGGGCATCGCGCGTTAGGATATTCCCTCAGTAAGCCCCCTCTCCCTAAATCTCTCTCCCAAGCCTGGGCGAGGGACTTTTAGACAACTCTAGCTCCCCGTCTCCCAAAGTTGGGAGAGGTCGGAACGCCTCTGAGGTTTCCTCAGAGGTCGCAAGCCGACCTTAAGGGGCTGGGGGATGAGGGCGCTGGGTATTGACTACAATCGTAAAAACCCCCTGAAAAAGATACCCTCACAGCTAAAAATGACAAAAAATTGGGTGATTTGCACAATTTCCCTCAGTAAGCCCTCTCCCTAAATCCCTCTCCCAAGCCTGGGCGAGGGACTTTTAGATAACTCTGGTTCCCCGTCTCCCAAAGTTGGGGGAAGATCGGGGCAAGACAAATCGGTACAATCGATCTATCCCCCGCGAAGACGATTAACCCCCATGTCCACCGCAAACGCAACCCATCCCTTACTCAAAGACCCGGAACGCTTGGAACGCCGTTTGAAGGAAATTCCGGCGGAACCGGGGGTGTATTTGATGAAGGATGCGACAGATGGCATTCTGTATATTGGCAAATCGAAAAAATTACGATCGCGCGTTCGTTCCTATTTCCAAAATTCCCAGCGTTTGAGCGACCGCATTGCCATGATGGTGCGACAGGTGAGGGAGATTGAGTTTATTGTCACCGATTCGGAAGCGGAAGCCCTTGCACTCGAAGCGAATCTGATCAAACAGCACCAACCTTACTTCAACGTCCTGCTCAAAGACGATAAAAAATATCCTTATGTGTGCGTTACGTGGTCGGAGGATTATCCTCGCATTTTCATCACGCGCAAGCGACGGAAGGGGAAGGAAAAGGATCGCTATTATGGTCCTTATGTGGATACGCACCTGTTGCGCAGTACGCTGCATTTGGTCAAGCGGATTTTCCCATTGCGCCAGCGTCCCAAACCTTTATTTAAGGAACGTCCCTGTTTGAATTACGATCTCGGTCGCTGTCCGGGGGTGTGTCAGGGGTTGATTACGCCGGAAGAGTATCGCAAAACGGTACAAAAGGTGGCGATGGTGTTTCAAGGACGAACGGGAGAGTTGATTGAAATCCTTAACAAACAGATGGAATGCGCCGCAGAAGCGCTAAATTTTGAACAAGCAGCACTGATTCGCGATCGCGTGCGGGGGTTACAATCCCTTCATGCTAACCAAAAAGTCGCTCTTCCCGACGATACCGTATCCAGGGACGCGATCGCGCTGGCAGCCGACGATAAATATTGTTGCATTCAGCTTTTCCAAGTCCGTGCGGGCAAGCTGGTGGGGCGTTTGGTCTTTTTCGCCGAAACCCAATCGGGGACGTTTGGAGCCATTTTACAACGGGTTTTGGAAGAACATTTCGCTCGCGTCGATTCCGTGGAAATTCCCAGTGAAATCCTGGTGCAGTACGAGTTACCAGAGGCGGAAATTTTGGTGGAGTGGTTGAGCGAACGCAGGGGTCGAAAAGTCCATCTCCTTGCCCCGCAACGGCAAAGTAAGGCAGAATTGATCGAGATGGTAGAGCGCAATGCGCGGTACGAATTGGAGAGAACTCAAAGATCGCGCGATCGTAATACCCAAGCTTTACAGGATTTAGCGCAAATTCTCGATCTCCCGGAACTTCCCCACCGCATTGAAGGGTACGACATTTCCCACATTCAAGGATCGAACGCCGTTGCATCCCAAGTGGTTTTTATCGATGGCGTTCCCGCCAAACAGCACTATCGCCACTACAAAATTCAAGATCCTACCGTTAAAATCGGTCACTCCGATGACTTTGCAAGTATGGCGGAGGTGATTCGCCGTCGCTTTCGCAAGTATCTACAAAACCCCTCAGAAGCAAGAACGGGTAATTTTCCCGATTTAGTAATGATTGATGGGGGAAAAGGTCAACTTTCCGCCGTCGTTGCCGTTCTGCAAGAGAATGTTGAATCGCCG from Lusitaniella coriacea LEGE 07157 includes the following:
- the lepB gene encoding signal peptidase I, with protein sequence MATEDRQLGAEVEQNQEKPTLWRQIQSNLTIIVLALAIALLIRTFIAEPRYIPSDSMYPTLEVGDRVVVEKVSYFFHQPTQGEIVVFEPPQQLQALGYRPDQAFIKRVIGESEHTISVKNHVVYDGDRPLVEDYIAEAPDYELNPISVPGDRLIVMGDNRNNSNDSHIWGFLPRKNIIGRAVFRFWPLNRIGWV
- a CDS encoding COP23 domain-containing protein, with the translated sequence MQSQQSNSLGKSVAFSLAAVVLASQGSAVAQIPIQLGQNSSEEPDVVIDSGSEANDSPRFTCELVNGQYTVTYNPENQPGEGYPWAVPSEMGGGWTPQNRCLAISQRLESYRSDGLLEMRTAIENNYDTVCVTTEADGRCRIVFTVPRGQDPVATRDRVFENLTIADSGQTTQGVNTYTGNRSEIDVFNQIGQVLTGNSSILGNLGNIGNPSLSNGINLKPFLAPSDGGTGEKLIRGLSPASQPRRLNPGSFR
- a CDS encoding Pepco domain-containing protein: MPEETIRIVTNETPQNSSGRKDPIGMAGSYWDEETEPVEISTTQDGLTFHEISAEKLEQELAQLMKAMDISLTRAAAQANMQSVELAEVEISLAISANGSLSIVGLGAEISGTTSISLKLKPKQ
- a CDS encoding sigma 54-interacting transcriptional regulator → MTSLNLVTWLQERTALSLLSDDVLGAIAPSLEERIVPPDTTVTQEETPADGLYILAEGRAESNRPPSNPESERNVSLLPGSVLNLQALLLDRPTQQTAIAQNECKFWFVPTATFQELVEQHPEISQLFAQQLAEEVAQLTSKLTYEQERQAILRPYLVPKARRGIIGKSRYAVRLRKQVEEASKDRQSVLIFGEPGLEKDNIAALIHYSSSSRRKAVIQVDCSTLQASGADLFGRVGGKPGLIEALAEGTLILNNIQELPKTLFADVLNVLKTGTYALVSRTQEEPPQIQSSNARIIIIAEKAFPKINTLVGHRFKIPPLRVRKTDIGDYVKYYISLICRAKGIAKSSVTPEAIRRLQSYDFPNNLRELENLVQRAISQLKGCNEITEEIIWPSQSKKKQFRLNLLNAYPQLRKFLRSPWWPDRVNYGFTLTAFALIVAILFLGPQTRDRNFALNLFWAWWWPLILLVFPFLGRAWCAVCPFMIYGEVTQKLSQTLFGRQLKRWPREAAEKWGGWFLFGLFALILLWEELWDLENTAYLSACLLLLITAGAMIFSAIFERRFWCRYLCPIGGMNGMFAKLSMTELRAQQGICSAECTTYQCYKGGPQKGEGMETDGCPLYSHPAQLEDNRDCVLCMTCLKACPHRSVEFNLRPPGIELWTTHTPRSYEVALLFLLLNGVFLHCLPSLQSKLNLPIDLNNFWQHCAFSIVVLSLPALFPILAHGILKLQYRLTQGLRPRAFVELAYGYLPLVLAGNLAYYLPLGLQEGGRILPVGLATFGLNGEGLPILVAHPAVVAFLQGSVLIFGVLLSVIVAQKIARQPLRGMLPQHLAILGLGISFWAIL
- a CDS encoding DUF2996 domain-containing protein, with protein sequence MAEETKPQKSDTAAKAKKAKAKKEKPPAVEDKPFTEFIKQHFIPSLEKAFAEEGIDDMDLQFAKEPIPIEGAPQNDPCWQVKGSWEDDLFQFNLYFPDENIKGQKGFSFSTNGAKPSILESFMIDERKVSLGLMVLYTLQRLNGEKLLTRN
- the yidD gene encoding membrane protein insertion efficiency factor YidD produces the protein MISILRKKNIIDRVAIAAISGYQRYLSPHKGFSCAHRIVYGGDSCSQYVKRAIARQGLIAAIPLSQQRFADCKASHEVFKEKQKTSHRRRRHLCSSSDCATPCCEAIPEFLDFEGCLSDFPDIDCTPDCGDLSCDLGSLVDCGCCDVSSCS
- a CDS encoding DUF6653 family protein, with product MTYAQKIANLFQMTDEVWARHANPWSVWTRYAALPLLILAVWSRIWLGWGAIAPTSIVLLWIWVNPRIFPKPQTTDNWASKAVLGERVWLNRQEVPIPKHHNPVIAFTNTINAIGFVICVWGLVTLAVYPTLLGLSWVILGKTWFLDRMVWLFDEMRDRQPHYRDWLY
- the uvrC gene encoding excinuclease ABC subunit UvrC, translating into MSTANATHPLLKDPERLERRLKEIPAEPGVYLMKDATDGILYIGKSKKLRSRVRSYFQNSQRLSDRIAMMVRQVREIEFIVTDSEAEALALEANLIKQHQPYFNVLLKDDKKYPYVCVTWSEDYPRIFITRKRRKGKEKDRYYGPYVDTHLLRSTLHLVKRIFPLRQRPKPLFKERPCLNYDLGRCPGVCQGLITPEEYRKTVQKVAMVFQGRTGELIEILNKQMECAAEALNFEQAALIRDRVRGLQSLHANQKVALPDDTVSRDAIALAADDKYCCIQLFQVRAGKLVGRLVFFAETQSGTFGAILQRVLEEHFARVDSVEIPSEILVQYELPEAEILVEWLSERRGRKVHLLAPQRQSKAELIEMVERNARYELERTQRSRDRNTQALQDLAQILDLPELPHRIEGYDISHIQGSNAVASQVVFIDGVPAKQHYRHYKIQDPTVKIGHSDDFASMAEVIRRRFRKYLQNPSEARTGNFPDLVMIDGGKGQLSAVVAVLQENVESPILEDLSLVSLAKQREEIFLPGESNPLPTDSEQPGVQLLRRVRDEAHRFAVSFHRQQRLKQGRRSRLDEIPGLGFERQKQLLAHFRSIDYIREATPQQLTEVPGVGPHLAQAIYNYFHPSA
- a CDS encoding SUMF1/EgtB/PvdO family nonheme iron enzyme, whose translation is MAKNWAICIGVNEYDFLQPLTYAQRDAQLMYEFLTKEAGFERVLLFFTHAPQRNRRPSRANLRRAIRQLVKDAKMAAGDNFWFFFSGHGMRHNGRDYLMPADGDREEVDHSAIPINWITDQLRQCGADNVVLFLDACRNQEDKGGEGIGKQTAEKAKQTGAISFFSCSPNEYSYEIAALRRGAFTCALLEGLGIQGQCATVERLNQYLTHRVPELLRQHRSEKDRQTPYTIAEPIAKSHLILLPKYATKADIAVLKNDAYRAEMRKEWQRAQQLWIRVGVAAMGTDMEVYDAFQRMPPLQENSPTVELIETVSVTNKDDSVPQIEPFPSPTKKGDASPPTESKEDKGKPLQTFTFEVITVDRRGKITERKPGHAEYFEEDLGNGVMLDMVKIPGGTFWMGSPEEEGRDNEKPQHKVTVPPFFMGKYPITQAQYSAIVGKNPSYFKGDKRPVEMVSWYDAVEFCEKLSKKIGGEYRLPSEAEWEYACRAVISELGKNPTHPPFHFGETLTDKLANYDASETYADGPKGQWRKETTPVSSFPPNAFGLYDMHGNVWEWCADTWHDDYEGAPTDGSAWVANGNDNCSLLRGGSWYIIPNNCRSAFRNDYVRDVRVLFNYYIGFRVVWGVGRTQ